The nucleotide window AAAGACAAATCTTTCAATTGAATTTATTCCCCTCTAAACGAATGTACTACAAATGAAAAGACactaaattatattaaatatacataccGATACTGAGTATTTAATAAACTTGGACTCATTGATCACACATAACTTAACAATATAATTGACCAATGAAAACGACTGATCATCAAGGGCAATGAATTTAGTAAGAGCTTTAGGTATGTTTCTGGGGTACTGGTTGCAATCTTGGTTGAGCTGCAGCAAACTCTTTGAATTCTGTGTCATGTGTAATCTTGAAATGCTTTATCTACTGTTTTTGTTAAAAGGCGCCTTTTTTGCCCTTCCTCACAGCACAAAGCACAAGATAAGTTTCGATTCGGGGTATTgggttgcttttacaagtacGAGTATGAGTACTTGACTCTGGTATCGGGCCTGATACGATATGTATCATACAATTACATACGATTTATGTAATAATATCCCATGAGAGACACGCCTCCCTGGCTAACTATTATCAGTCCATGTGGATAATATAACATTTAGGAGCAGGTTAGACACAGTCTGTTCCTGCAATCAACATAATAAAGATTACCTTCCAGGTAAGCCAGTAAGTCACTAACAAACTATGATCTACTCATATGAGATGTCTTGAGGAGTTTCACTTAAATAAGTGAGTAACATTAAGACTTAGTGATGACAGGCCCTTTGAAATAACTCTTTGGGGCACGATCTGAAGAGGACTTTTTGGGAGGAAAAGCACAGGTGGTGGGGTCAGCGGGAGAGTTCAATCAATATAAAAGTACATATATGggcaatatttttaaaacaattatacTGAATTATTCCAAAAAATACAATCAGTTGatctaaaaagtaaaaaccaacCAACTAAATCCCTTAGGGTGATGACATGAGCCCTATTCTAGATCAAATACAACAAAGGACGTCCTGAAGCCGTTGGGATATATTCCCACGTCCACATAGAATGGGACAATAGCTCAGATGAAATATGTTACCTACAGTTATATAAATCCTCCACTGCATACAGTTAAAGAAGGCGTTTGTCACCTTTCAGACAAAGGCAAGACTGTTCCTGCCCTGAAGAATGTGGAGGCGATCTCCACCGTTTCCTGCCGATCTCTTCTCACGCCGAGCTACTGCCACAGCATCGGCTTCACGGACAATTACATCATCTTCGTGGAGCAGCCTTTCAAGCTGGACATCCTCAAGATGGCCACGGCCTACATGAGGGGGGTGAACTGGGCAAGCTGCTTGAAGTTCTGCCCCGATGAAAATGTAAGGAGCCGCCGCCGTTTTGTTGGCCTTCTTTTGTTTATggagcaaaaatgtaaaaaaaaaaaaatgctgtataTTTGTGCTTGTGTTATAGACTGTGGGTGACTTGGGAGGCCGTAGGTGGGGTGTCATGTTTTCGTTAACATCTTCTCTTTCCATTAGACTCTGATCCACCTAATAGACAGAAGAACTGGAAAAGAGGTTGATATGAAGTATTACACCGGATCCATGGTCATTTATCATCACGTGAACGCTTTTGAGGACGGAGATCACGTGGTCTTTGACGTCATCGCCTACAATGATAACAAACTTTATGACATGTTCTAcctgaaaaacctgaaaaaagacgCTGGTTCTCAAGACAGCGCCTACAGCAAACCAAGTTTCAAAAGGTTTGCTCTTCCTATCAAGTCGGAcaaggtatgttttttttatttatttattttttatttcatggcatttgggggggggggggaaacaaactTGTAGTTTTATCAAGAaggttgtttattttgttgttgttgttttgttttgcagggTGTTGGAGTTGGAGAAAATCTGGTGAAACTCAAATACACAACAGCCAGTGCTGTGAAGGAGAAGGAGGGCAAATTCACTTGCCAATCAGAGGTGCTCTGTGAAGGTAAAGCCAACCATGCCTCATACACAGAGCCATATCTTACCATAACCttttcacattacagccaccGTCTCTGGTTGtaatttattggaattttatgtgataaaccaatgTCACTGCTGATCTAAAGCATTATACTGCCATGTTTCTTGcacagagcagctgtagttACACTGGGAGGAAACATCACTGTGCTATCACAGTACTTGGATTTtatctatcaaataaaatccaaatgtaATAATATTTAAGTTTGTTAATCGTAGtgggacaaaatgtggaaaaaaatgtcaagGAGTGGGCATACCTTGGTGAAACACGTGAAATGGACACTCGGGCTACATCACATTTCCCCCTGATTTGTACCTCCATTGATTCAGTGTTTACATGACCCATTTTCACATTTCAACCACACttgttctgtttctgctgcaCCTCTTTATCTTCCCCGCCCTCCACTACAGATACGGTCTTTTTCTTTTGCCTGTACTTTGGAATCCAACTAAGCTTTCTCCTCGTGCCTTGTTTATctactagttttttttttcaatcttgaGCCTACCTTTAGTGAGTAAAAATCAGTTTGGCTACTCACTGGGGCTTCCCATTAGCGTTGTGGTAATCTTATTTTCTTCCGATTTTAGGTTTTGAATTACCCAGGATCAATTATGATTTCAACGGCAAGAAGTACCAGTTTGTCTATGGGAACATTGTGGAGGAATCTGCACTGTCAAAACAGGTGAGGTTCcttgttcttttcatttttcacaaccctaaccctaacatcCGGCTTTTCAGATGTCATAATAGGTTAACCGAGACTTGTTTTCgatatgtttaagaaaatatgcTTTATGGACACCGTTTTGGGAAACAGACTCTTCCTGTCAACACCGTTCCACTAATGTAGAAAGGAAGTGGCAGTATAGACAATTCCCTGCTAGTGCATCCCAACGTTCTTAAAGCTTTGATGTCTGAAATTCCTGTTGGCACAACACAAACGCTAATGGCTCCACTGGGCCCCTTGTACATTAAGACACAATGGAAAGtggaaaaacaactttaatgtACGGAATTGGATAGCGTGCAGCGATGACGGTTTACAAAAACGAGATCCGGGCACTCAGCACAGCACAGCATGCATGTATCAGCTGTTATCACAAGGCAGTGAGATAAAGGTTAAACGTAAGCTCACCGAGAACCCAAAGACCCCCGTTCAGTATCTAGCAAATCGAAATATGATCTTAGCGCAGTGGAAGTTTATTACGGGCCATTTGTGTTGGACTGAGATAGATTTCTCTCATTTCATGATATTTCAACACCATGAAAGCTATCCGAGTCAGCAAAAAGTCACAAGTCTGTCTTCCGCAAAGGGAAGACCAAATGAGGGGAATGGTGCTTGTACGGTTAGTAAAGTCCTGCAACGTCTTTATCCCCAACATACTTAAGGTAAAATAATAGGAAatctttgggggaaaaaatgctagTACTCATACTTGTTACTTCCACTTATTCTGAACTAGGTTGGAGAGGCATTAGACACACAAGGGTCCTTCTGCCCTCCCCTcttccagctcctctgggggaagcCAGAGACGTTCCTAGGACAGGAATAGCCCCTGGCGGTGTAAACCTAATAAGTTAAATTTTGATATAGCTATAATTAAAAACTTACTAGTTATACAATGTGCTTtgacataatatttaaataaacagtgAATTTGCATGCTTcgataaaagcaaaataaaacatatacagTATGTACATGTGGAAATCTGTCTTGCGAATGAACTGCCAACAGAGCGACACATTCGGTTTTGAACTATGCTAATTTATTATCAGAAGATGAGCCACAATGCCcagtaaaagtattcatacttcCTTGAACCTTTTGacattttgtgacattaaaaccacaaacctcaatatATTGTCGATTAGGGTTGTGGGATAGAACAACCCAAGGGGAAGTGCACACAGTGTTAAAATTTATCaacacattttagaaataaaaagctgtAAAGTGTGGCATACATATGCTTCCACAAAACACAACACAGCTCCCTTTGACCTTCTCAGTGCGTCTCCATCAACAACTTCCCCAAAGCAAATATTGCATCTGTAGGACTTTTTTTTGGCATGAAACCATActgctgctcacagatgctcACTTCTGACCTCAGTCTAGCTTTCACTACTCTTTTCCATAACTTCTTtgaatgacacacacacactgtattCCTCTGTAGTTGCCACAACTCTACACATCTCTCTTCTTTTTGAAAATTGGTACCAACACACTTCTCTATTCCTCAAGTATCTACTTGGCCTCTGTGATCTAATTGAACAATCTAGTCAAAAACTCTGCAGCTCTCTCTTATAAAAACCTCCACGGGTATATATGAGGACCAACTGCCTTTCCACTGTTCGTACTTTTCGATGCCTTGCTTACTTCATCCTTACCAATCTTTGCTACTTCCTGATCCAGGATGGTCGCTTCTTCTGCgttttgttctctctcattttccTCAATGACCAACTTTTCAAAGTACAACGCTCAATGAGATTACACAGCTTGAAATACTGCGTCATCACCTGACGTTGatttaaacttctccataacTTTATCTCTGACCGGTTCAGCGTATTTCCTTGATCTTTATGATCTCCGCTAAGGTTCTCAAAAACAATTTCTGAGCCAATCAATTACACAATAGTGGGCTCTTATTTAACCACTGGAGGCATTTGTTTGCACTGGATTGTATTTGGGGTTATCAGAATAAAAGGccctgaatgcaaatgcatgccaaactttttaaatttgatttatatttttaaatgttaaaaaaaaaattctctctcTTGGCAGATATgtcctactttgtgttgtcttttatgtcaaatcacaacaaaataaattaaagtttgtgattgtaacgcaacaaatataaaaatgaaacatgagTGTTTTTTCTGAACTTGCTGTATAGGCCATAAATAATATCTACGGTACATATAATCTGTGTCAGAAGTAATAAAGGTAATATGTGTAAGTAACTCCAGACTGTGGCTTCTGGGAGCTATTACTGtctatttaataaatgtttcacAGGTGGAGATGTTTCAAATATTTACTGTGAGACATTTGTCTTATCTAGGTTGCCAAGTTCGACACAGAGACAAAGACGATGCTTTACTGGGATGAAGAAAACTGCTGGCCATCAGAGCCCATTTTTGTCCCCAGGCCAAATGGAGAATCAGAGGACGATGGTGAGTCTAGAGGAGAACGAAAGTCACCCTGGACCT belongs to Fundulus heteroclitus isolate FHET01 unplaced genomic scaffold, MU-UCD_Fhet_4.1 scaffold_9.2, whole genome shotgun sequence and includes:
- the bco1 gene encoding beta,beta-carotene 15,15'-dioxygenase encodes the protein MDFSKNATERPEPCKAEVKGTIPDWLQGTLLRNGPGIFSVGETSYEHWFDGMSLMTSFSFKDGEMTHRSRFLRSDTYNSNMGADRIVVSEMGTMAYPDPSKNFIFKAITFLNHTVPDFTDNGSSNIIKYGDDYFATSETNYIRKIDPVTLETQDKVDYMKYLPVNLASSHPHYDKEGNAYNIGISIAEKGKTKYILFKVPAVSAKDKGKTVPALKNVEAISTVSCRSLLTPSYCHSIGFTDNYIIFVEQPFKLDILKMATAYMRGVNWASCLKFCPDENTLIHLIDRRTGKEVDMKYYTGSMVIYHHVNAFEDGDHVVFDVIAYNDNKLYDMFYLKNLKKDAGSQDSAYSKPSFKRFALPIKSDKGVGVGENLVKLKYTTASAVKEKEGKFTCQSEVLCEGFELPRINYDFNGKKYQFVYGNIVEESALSKQVAKFDTETKTMLYWDEENCWPSEPIFVPRPNGESEDDGVVLSSVINSNPGQSSFLVILDGRTFKEVARAYVSAELYKDMHGIFIPQGK